In Streptomyces durocortorensis, a genomic segment contains:
- a CDS encoding excinuclease ABC subunit UvrA, whose translation MDHITDRSLTLTGAHENNLRDVSLTLPKGRITVFTGVSGSGKSSVVFDTIAVESRRQLNETFTSFLRNRLPKYERPRAESMENLSVAVVIDQKPLGGNVRSTVGTATDVWSVLRVLFSRYGTPSAGGATAYSFNDPAGMCPECDGVGHVVRLDLDRAVDWSKSLNEGALLLPGLGVGSWEWNLYGGSGRFDNDLPLREFGEEERQLLLYGSGFTVRVDTRTASAEMRFEGVVTRFERLYLKRDTASLSEKRRAAADRFTVERVCGSCGGARLNTAALATRVDGLSPADYARMEVSDLVGVLARIDDPVGGPIAATARERLERLVGIGLGYLSLDRETSTLSGGEGQRLKMVRHLGSSLTGLTFVLDEPSVGLHPRDVGRLGDLLVRLRDKGNTVLVVEHDPDVMALADHIVDMGPRAGSEGGHVVFEGPFDRLRESDTLTGRSLRRRMPLKGEFRSPTGQLPVRGADLHNLKGLDVSFPAGVLTVVTGVAGSGKSTLVSEVFTAAHPETVVVDQSAITASSRSTPASYIGALDAIRKVFARENGVDAGLFSFNSAGACPGCSGRGEISTDLAFMDPVTTTCRECEGRRFHDDVLKYRVGGRSIVDVLKMTAAQAVGVFEDRALLRRLRTLDEVGLTYLTLGQPLSTLSGGERQRIKLATQLHRTSSVYVLDEPTTGLHLADTEALVDLLDRLVDAGNTVVCVEHSLEVVKRADWVIDLGPDGGKRGGELVFEGTPRGLLADRTSVTAEYLRRDLGLSAEPH comes from the coding sequence ATGGATCACATCACCGACCGCTCCCTCACTCTCACCGGAGCGCACGAGAACAATCTGCGCGATGTCTCCCTCACCCTGCCCAAGGGCCGGATCACCGTCTTCACGGGGGTGTCCGGCTCGGGGAAGTCCTCGGTCGTCTTCGACACGATCGCCGTGGAGTCCCGGCGGCAGCTGAACGAGACCTTCACCTCGTTCCTGCGCAACCGGCTGCCGAAGTACGAGCGGCCACGGGCGGAGTCCATGGAGAATCTGTCCGTGGCCGTCGTCATCGACCAGAAGCCGTTGGGCGGCAACGTCCGCTCGACCGTGGGCACGGCGACGGACGTCTGGTCGGTGCTCCGGGTGCTGTTCTCCCGGTACGGCACCCCGAGCGCGGGCGGGGCGACCGCGTACTCCTTCAACGACCCGGCGGGGATGTGCCCGGAGTGCGACGGGGTGGGGCATGTGGTCCGGCTCGATCTGGACCGGGCGGTGGACTGGTCGAAGTCGCTGAACGAAGGGGCGCTGCTGCTGCCCGGACTCGGGGTCGGCAGCTGGGAGTGGAACCTGTACGGCGGGTCCGGGCGGTTCGACAACGACCTGCCGCTGCGGGAGTTCGGTGAGGAGGAACGGCAACTCCTGCTGTACGGCTCCGGGTTCACCGTGCGGGTCGATACGCGGACGGCTTCGGCGGAGATGCGGTTCGAGGGGGTGGTGACGCGGTTCGAGCGGCTCTACCTCAAGCGGGACACGGCATCGCTGTCGGAGAAGCGGCGTGCGGCGGCCGACCGGTTCACCGTCGAGCGGGTCTGCGGCTCCTGCGGCGGGGCGCGACTGAACACGGCGGCACTCGCCACCCGTGTCGACGGGCTCTCGCCGGCCGACTACGCGCGGATGGAGGTCTCCGATCTCGTCGGCGTGCTGGCGCGGATCGACGATCCGGTGGGCGGTCCGATCGCGGCGACGGCCCGCGAGCGGCTGGAGCGGCTCGTGGGGATCGGGCTCGGCTATCTCAGTCTGGACCGGGAGACGAGCACGCTCTCGGGCGGCGAGGGGCAGCGGCTCAAGATGGTGCGCCACCTGGGGAGTTCGCTGACGGGGCTGACCTTCGTCCTCGACGAGCCGAGCGTCGGGCTGCACCCCCGGGACGTCGGGCGGCTCGGTGATCTGCTGGTGCGGCTGCGCGACAAGGGCAACACGGTGCTGGTCGTCGAGCACGACCCGGATGTGATGGCGCTCGCGGACCACATCGTCGACATGGGCCCGCGAGCGGGTTCGGAGGGCGGGCACGTCGTCTTCGAGGGGCCGTTCGACCGGCTGCGCGAGTCGGACACGCTGACCGGCCGGTCCCTGCGCCGACGGATGCCGCTCAAAGGCGAGTTCCGCTCGCCCACCGGGCAACTCCCGGTCCGTGGAGCCGATCTGCACAACCTCAAGGGGCTGGACGTGTCGTTCCCGGCCGGGGTGCTGACCGTGGTGACCGGGGTGGCGGGTTCGGGCAAGTCGACGCTGGTGTCGGAGGTGTTCACGGCGGCCCACCCCGAGACGGTGGTCGTCGACCAGAGCGCGATCACCGCCTCGTCCCGCTCGACCCCCGCCTCGTACATCGGCGCACTGGACGCCATCCGCAAGGTCTTCGCCCGGGAGAACGGCGTCGACGCCGGGCTGTTCAGCTTCAACTCCGCCGGAGCCTGCCCGGGCTGCTCGGGGCGCGGGGAGATCTCCACCGACCTGGCGTTCATGGACCCGGTCACCACGACCTGCCGGGAGTGCGAGGGCCGCCGGTTCCACGACGACGTGCTGAAGTACCGGGTCGGCGGCCGGTCCATCGTCGATGTGCTGAAGATGACGGCGGCCCAGGCGGTCGGCGTGTTCGAGGACCGCGCGCTGCTGCGGAGACTGCGGACGCTCGACGAGGTCGGCCTCACCTACCTGACCCTCGGCCAGCCGCTGAGCACACTCTCCGGCGGCGAGCGCCAGCGGATCAAGCTCGCCACCCAGCTGCACCGCACCTCCAGCGTGTACGTCCTGGACGAGCCGACGACCGGGCTGCACCTGGCCGACACGGAGGCACTGGTGGATCTGCTGGACCGCCTGGTCGACGCGGGGAACACGGTGGTGTGCGTGGAGCACAGCCTGGAGGTGGTGAAGCGGGCGGACTGGGTGATCGATCTCGGTCCGGACGGCGGGAAGAGGGGCGGCGAGCTGGTCTTCGAGGGCACGCCGAGGGGGCTGCTGGCGGACCGCACCTCGGTTACCGCCGAGTATCTCCGCCGGGATCTGGGGCTGTCCGCAGAGCCCCACTGA
- a CDS encoding ABC-F family ATP-binding cassette domain-containing protein, which produces MPATDTHISCTSLSFSWPDGTEVFRDFDLAVGPGRTGLIGLNGCGKSTLLRLIAGELAPLDGRITTRGGLGHLPQSVTSDTALRVDQVLGIAQRRAALDAVESGDAREEHFAVIGDDWDVEERARATLDGLGLGSVGLDRTIGELSGGECVLLRLAALLLARPGVLLLDEPTNNLDAYARRRLYDAVDAWTGALLVVSHDRELLERVDRIADLREGVVTWYGGNLSAYEAALAVEQEAAQRTVRAAESDVQRQKRELAEAHMKLARRRRYGQKMWDTKREPKVVMGQRKRSAQESAGKHRILHTERLAAARERLDEAELAVREDEEIRVELPRTRVHPGSEVLLLREPAPPYGPPLRGELTVRGPERIALTGRNGAGKTALLRTIAGELAPLSGEASALVETGFLPQRLDVLDDAVSVARNVARAAPGSTENAVRARLARFLFKGAAADRPAGTLSGGERFRATLATLLLADPAPRLLLLDEPTNSLDLASVRRLTEALGAYEGALIVASHDVPFLESIGITRWLRLDGELRDTTPEEVRAGRPVSGHGR; this is translated from the coding sequence ATGCCTGCGACCGATACCCACATCAGCTGTACCTCCCTCTCCTTCTCCTGGCCGGACGGCACCGAGGTCTTCCGGGACTTCGACCTGGCCGTCGGTCCCGGCCGCACGGGGCTGATCGGGCTCAACGGCTGCGGCAAGTCCACCCTGTTGCGGCTCATCGCGGGTGAACTCGCCCCGCTCGACGGCCGGATCACCACCCGGGGCGGGCTCGGCCATCTGCCGCAGTCGGTGACGTCGGACACCGCCCTGCGGGTCGATCAGGTGCTCGGCATCGCGCAGCGGCGGGCGGCACTGGACGCCGTGGAGTCGGGCGATGCCCGCGAGGAGCACTTCGCGGTGATCGGTGACGACTGGGACGTGGAGGAGCGGGCCCGGGCCACGCTGGACGGGCTCGGCCTGGGGTCCGTCGGGCTGGACCGCACCATCGGCGAGCTGTCCGGCGGCGAGTGCGTCCTGCTGAGGCTGGCCGCGCTGCTGCTGGCCCGCCCCGGGGTGCTGCTGCTCGACGAGCCGACGAACAACCTGGACGCGTACGCCCGGCGGCGGCTGTACGACGCGGTCGACGCCTGGACCGGTGCGCTGCTCGTGGTCAGCCACGACCGGGAACTGCTGGAGCGGGTCGACCGGATCGCCGACCTTCGTGAGGGGGTGGTGACCTGGTACGGCGGGAACCTCTCGGCGTACGAGGCGGCGCTCGCCGTCGAGCAGGAGGCCGCGCAGCGCACGGTGCGGGCCGCCGAGTCGGACGTCCAGCGCCAGAAGCGTGAACTGGCCGAAGCTCACATGAAGTTGGCCCGCCGCAGACGCTACGGCCAGAAGATGTGGGACACCAAGCGGGAGCCCAAGGTGGTGATGGGGCAGCGCAAGCGGTCCGCCCAGGAGTCGGCGGGCAAGCACCGCATCCTGCACACCGAACGCCTCGCGGCGGCCCGGGAGCGGCTCGACGAGGCGGAGCTCGCGGTACGGGAGGACGAGGAGATCCGGGTCGAGCTGCCGCGGACCCGGGTGCACCCGGGCAGCGAGGTGCTGCTGCTGCGGGAGCCGGCGCCGCCCTACGGTCCGCCGCTGCGGGGCGAGTTGACGGTGCGGGGACCCGAGCGGATCGCACTGACCGGGCGCAACGGCGCGGGCAAGACGGCGCTGCTCCGGACGATCGCGGGTGAGCTGGCGCCGCTGTCCGGCGAGGCGAGCGCACTCGTCGAGACGGGGTTCCTCCCGCAGCGGCTGGATGTCCTGGATGACGCGGTGTCGGTGGCACGCAACGTGGCGCGGGCGGCCCCGGGCAGCACCGAGAACGCGGTCCGGGCGCGGCTGGCGCGGTTCCTGTTCAAGGGGGCGGCGGCGGACCGCCCGGCGGGGACGCTGTCGGGCGGGGAGCGCTTCCGGGCGACGCTGGCGACGCTGCTGCTGGCCGATCCGGCGCCCCGGCTGCTGCTGCTCGACGAGCCGACGAACAGCCTGGACCTGGCGAGCGTACGGCGGCTGACCGAGGCGCTGGGGGCGTACGAGGGGGCGCTGATCGTGGCGAGCCACGATGTGCCGTTCCTGGAGTCGATCGGGATCACCCGCTGGCTGCGGCTGGACGGTGAGCTGCGGGACACCACGCCGGAGGAGGTGCGGGCGGGCCGACCGGTGAGCGGCCACGGGCGGTGA
- a CDS encoding spore wall synthesis regulator SsgD has protein sequence MSSVIEQSVQARMVASAPRMETLPATLQYDRQYPFAVRMAFPAPATLEGTEVSWEFSRELLTTGVDSPAGEGDVRVRPFGYERTVLEFHAPEGIAMVHVRTDELRRFLLRAQELVPVGEEHRYLELDRGLADLLGGSC, from the coding sequence TTGTCCAGCGTTATCGAGCAGTCCGTGCAGGCCCGCATGGTCGCGTCCGCGCCGCGGATGGAGACCCTGCCCGCCACTCTGCAGTACGACCGCCAGTACCCCTTCGCCGTACGCATGGCGTTCCCGGCCCCGGCGACCCTGGAGGGCACCGAGGTGTCCTGGGAGTTCTCCCGCGAGCTGCTGACCACCGGGGTCGACTCCCCCGCCGGTGAGGGTGATGTACGGGTGCGGCCGTTCGGCTACGAGCGGACGGTGCTGGAGTTCCACGCCCCTGAGGGCATCGCGATGGTGCATGTGCGCACCGACGAACTGCGGCGCTTCCTGCTGCGGGCCCAGGAGCTGGTGCCGGTGGGCGAGGAACACCGTTACCTGGAGCTGGACCGGGGTCTGGCCGACCTGCTGGGCGGCTCCTGCTGA
- a CDS encoding WD40/YVTN/BNR-like repeat-containing protein codes for MKAMGNTRRLMALVTGGVALAAALVAPGAHAAPAGATVRGEAAATTGSLPGWKLTATGTEARFRGLAAVSRSTAWVAGSQGTILRTGDGGRHWRDVSPPGAGELEFRDIEAFDARRAVALAIGEGEASRVLRTDDGGATWTESFRNTEPRAFYNCLTFFDSRHGLVAGDPVDGKFRVLSTADGGRSWRVLPDAGMPDALPGEAGFAASGQCLASSGAKDVWLTTGGAATARVLHSRDRGRTWTASASTLPAGDPARGVFAVAFRDRAHGIAVGGDYRPDQASPRAAAVTGDGGRTWRQSAAPPPAYRSGVTWLPYTRSAALAVGPTGTDLTLDAGRTWRTVDTGSYDTVDCAPDLGCWASGEKGRVARLGF; via the coding sequence ATGAAGGCCATGGGGAACACGAGACGGCTGATGGCACTGGTGACCGGCGGCGTCGCACTGGCCGCCGCGCTGGTCGCACCGGGCGCACACGCGGCACCGGCCGGGGCAACCGTACGGGGGGAGGCGGCCGCGACCACCGGATCACTGCCCGGCTGGAAGCTCACCGCCACCGGCACCGAGGCCCGCTTCCGCGGGCTCGCCGCGGTCAGCCGCTCCACCGCCTGGGTCGCCGGATCACAGGGCACGATCCTGCGCACCGGCGACGGCGGACGGCACTGGCGCGACGTATCGCCGCCGGGGGCGGGGGAGTTGGAGTTCCGGGACATCGAGGCGTTCGACGCCCGCAGGGCCGTCGCCCTGGCCATCGGCGAGGGCGAGGCCTCCAGGGTCCTGCGCACCGACGACGGGGGCGCCACCTGGACGGAGTCCTTCCGCAACACCGAGCCCCGCGCCTTCTACAACTGCCTGACCTTCTTCGACAGCCGCCACGGCCTCGTCGCGGGCGACCCGGTGGACGGGAAGTTCCGGGTCCTGTCCACGGCGGACGGCGGCCGCTCCTGGCGGGTCCTGCCCGATGCGGGGATGCCCGACGCCCTGCCGGGCGAAGCCGGTTTCGCCGCGAGCGGCCAGTGCCTGGCCAGCTCCGGCGCCAAGGACGTCTGGCTGACCACCGGGGGAGCGGCGACCGCGCGGGTGCTGCACTCCCGCGACCGGGGCCGGACCTGGACGGCGAGCGCGTCGACCCTCCCGGCGGGCGACCCGGCCCGCGGCGTCTTCGCCGTCGCCTTCCGCGACCGGGCGCACGGCATCGCGGTGGGCGGGGACTACCGCCCCGACCAGGCGTCCCCGCGGGCCGCGGCCGTCACCGGCGACGGCGGCCGCACCTGGCGGCAGTCCGCCGCCCCGCCGCCCGCCTACCGCTCCGGCGTCACCTGGCTGCCGTACACCCGCTCCGCCGCCCTCGCCGTCGGCCCGACCGGCACCGACCTCACGCTGGACGCGGGGCGCACCTGGCGCACCGTCGACACCGGTTCGTACGACACGGTCGACTGCGCGCCCGACCTGGGCTGCTGGGCGTCGGGCGAGAAGGGGCGGGTGGCCCGGCTGGGCTTCTAG
- a CDS encoding ABC transporter ATP-binding protein: MGETTADVLGPGFELAGLTKRFNGSTAADAVTLAVPRGCLMGLVGPNGAGKTTSLSMAVGLLRPDAGTARVLGVDVWERPEEAKRLLGVLPDGLALPERLTGGELLTYWGQLRGLDREVVRTRTVELLRVLELEETEESGTLVIEYSTGMRKKIGLATALLHAPKVLVLDEPYEAVDPVSARVLTGILRRFAAAGGSVIISSHVMPLVEQVCERVAVIADGRVRADGTLAEVSGAGTLEDAFVALVGQREIAEGELAWLDS; the protein is encoded by the coding sequence ATGGGAGAAACGACTGCCGACGTCCTCGGCCCCGGCTTCGAACTGGCCGGTCTGACCAAGCGTTTCAACGGGAGCACGGCGGCCGACGCGGTGACGCTCGCCGTGCCGCGCGGCTGCCTGATGGGGCTCGTCGGACCGAACGGCGCGGGCAAGACCACCTCGCTTTCCATGGCGGTCGGACTGCTGCGCCCCGACGCCGGGACGGCGCGGGTTCTCGGCGTCGACGTGTGGGAGCGGCCCGAGGAAGCGAAGCGGCTGCTGGGGGTGCTGCCCGACGGTCTCGCCCTGCCCGAACGGCTGACCGGCGGCGAACTGCTCACCTACTGGGGGCAACTGCGGGGGCTCGACCGGGAGGTCGTGCGCACCCGGACCGTCGAACTGCTGCGGGTGCTGGAGCTGGAGGAGACGGAGGAGTCCGGCACGCTGGTCATCGAGTACTCCACGGGGATGCGGAAGAAGATCGGTCTGGCCACCGCGTTGCTGCACGCGCCGAAGGTGCTGGTGCTCGACGAGCCCTACGAGGCCGTCGACCCGGTGTCGGCGCGGGTGCTGACCGGGATTCTGCGGAGGTTCGCCGCGGCCGGCGGTTCCGTGATCATCTCCAGCCATGTGATGCCGCTGGTGGAGCAGGTCTGCGAGCGCGTCGCGGTGATCGCGGACGGCCGGGTGCGGGCGGACGGCACGCTGGCGGAGGTGAGCGGCGCGGGGACCCTGGAGGACGCCTTCGTGGCGCTGGTCGGACAGCGCGAGATCGCCGAGGGGGAGCTGGCATGGCTGGATTCCTGA